One part of the Mycolicibacterium aromaticivorans JS19b1 = JCM 16368 genome encodes these proteins:
- a CDS encoding cytochrome P450, which translates to MSRPAIAVPTYEPDLYSTQAILDPYPHYARLRQLGPVVWLPKQRVYALARYTECKTVLRHDDGFISGEGVGLSAVFNKLSRGTTLNSDGEEHDRRRKLLAHRMLPRALRELDEVIDSQARDLVANAVRRRNVDGVADLATALPVSVVPDLVGWPRDRRQHLLRWGGATFDVLGPMNRHAARSVPASLQMLRFARAVVRDRTVLPGSMGHEILEAAQGGTMSAQECSALMVDYLVPSLDTTISGIASALALFARHPDQWDLLRADPALVPGAVNEVLRYESPLRAFSRKVRRTTEVSGVELPSGSRVLVLYASANRDEREWEQPDSFDIRRNAGRHLGFGHGTHACAGQALARLEMQAMLRALCDGVSRIELAGPPTWAVNNIIRCYERLPLRLVAA; encoded by the coding sequence ATGTCTAGGCCGGCCATCGCGGTCCCGACCTACGAGCCGGACCTGTACTCGACGCAGGCGATCCTCGACCCATACCCGCACTACGCGCGGCTGCGACAGCTGGGCCCGGTGGTCTGGTTGCCCAAACAGCGGGTGTACGCGCTGGCGCGCTACACCGAATGCAAGACGGTGTTGCGCCACGACGACGGGTTCATCTCCGGTGAAGGCGTGGGTCTTTCCGCGGTGTTCAACAAGCTCTCGCGGGGCACAACGCTCAACAGCGACGGTGAGGAGCACGACCGACGGCGCAAGCTGCTGGCCCACCGGATGCTCCCCAGAGCCCTGCGAGAGCTCGACGAGGTCATCGACAGCCAAGCCAGGGATCTCGTCGCGAATGCGGTTCGCCGGCGCAACGTCGACGGCGTCGCGGATCTCGCTACGGCGCTTCCGGTTTCAGTGGTACCCGACCTGGTCGGTTGGCCCCGGGACCGGCGACAGCACCTGTTGCGCTGGGGCGGTGCAACGTTCGATGTGCTGGGTCCGATGAATCGGCACGCCGCGCGGTCGGTGCCGGCCAGCCTCCAGATGCTGCGGTTCGCGCGCGCCGTGGTCCGCGACCGCACTGTGCTGCCCGGCAGCATGGGTCATGAAATCCTCGAGGCAGCGCAGGGCGGCACGATGAGCGCGCAGGAATGCTCCGCGCTCATGGTGGACTATCTGGTGCCATCCTTGGACACCACCATCAGCGGAATCGCCAGCGCACTGGCGTTGTTCGCACGCCATCCCGACCAGTGGGATCTGCTTCGCGCTGACCCGGCGCTGGTTCCTGGTGCCGTCAACGAGGTGCTGCGCTACGAATCGCCGCTGCGCGCGTTCAGTCGCAAAGTCCGTCGCACCACCGAGGTGTCCGGCGTCGAATTGCCCTCCGGCTCGCGGGTATTGGTGCTCTACGCCTCCGCTAATCGCGACGAGCGCGAATGGGAGCAGCCGGACAGCTTCGACATCCGCCGCAATGCGGGCCGACATCTCGGGTTCGGCCACGGAACTCATGCCTGCGCAGGGCAGGCGCTTGCGCGCCTGGAGATGCAGGCGATGCTGCGCGCGCTGTGTGACGGCGTCAGCCGGATCGAACTCGCCGGCCCGCCAACGTGGGCGGTGAACAACATCATCCGCTGCTATGAGCGGCTTCCGTTGCGACTCGTGGCGGCCTGA